TGCGATCGTTACCGACATGGGCAATGCTAGAAATAATATTAATGTTTTATCTTCAAACGTAGTGATTGCCTGTGGCATGGGTTTAGGGACTGCTTCTGAGATTACTTTGGCTCTTAAAAACCATAAGCCAGTAATCTTGTTAAACCAAATTGAATTAACCCGCCAGTTTTTTGCTAGTTTCGCCTCACCACAGCTATTTTACGCCCAGACTGTAGAAGATGCGATCGCTCAAGTCCAAACAATTTTAATGAATTGCTCCAATAGCATCTGTTGATTTGACCAACGGTCCGTGCCGTCTCCGTCGTTTCACACCCCAATGCGATGGGTGCGACACGAAGTTAGTCCTAAAGCATACCACTCCGAGACCGAAGGGCGGAGTGCGGTTTATCCGTGAATCCGCGATTGGCAAATCATGCACGGGCAAGCGGCGGTGTAACGTTGACTAAGTTCATCCCAGCCGCCGCAAATTTCTCAAAAGCTTCATCCGCGTGAGCCGTAAAGTCGACAATTACAGGTATAACAACTGGTGACATACAGTCTTCTAAAAGATAAATTTTCTGTGCAAGATCGGGATTTATACTGTTAATTTCCATCAGTAAATTCTCAACTGTCCAAGCTACGCAATGACTTTTAGCTTGCCCGGCAATAAATACCGCATCAAAATCAATTAATTTTTGAATCAAACTAGTATTTTTCTGGGCAATAGTTTGATTTCCCGTAGTATTTAAAACTTCGGGACTTAAGACGGAATAGTTTTCTGTTAGCGGATTATTACCTTTGAGTTCAAACCTTGTCGGGCTTTTCCTAACAATACTATGAAAAAATATTGCTTCTTCCACTGCTGAAACCAGTGCATGACCGATACCGCCTAGCATCGAATGATACGGCCAAATAGTTAGAGGATATTTACCATCATTACTCAGCTTTTGAACATAATATAGAACGTGTTGTTCTAGCTGATGAGTATCACCATTGGTAATGGCCCTGAGCGATGGCCGAATTTACTTTTCATGTTCCCTGTTGTACTTCTTTGAGACTAATTATTGTCGCTGGTTCAGGATGTTGTCCTGCATTATTTACCCAAAAAATCGGATGAAAAATCTGCATTGCAGTATGGCTATCCATCGTAGGAATAATTTCAGTAATTAAGCCTAAATGACGGTAGATAGATTGACACAGCCTGATATTGTCTTCTATTGCAGCCATTCCCGACTTTCCCCCAACAAACAGTTCAAAGTCAGGCAGACAGAAAGTGTTTTGGACATCAATTAATAACAAACCAATCTTTTTTTTTGTCGGTAAACGCTGGTTTAATCGAGTATTGATGCGCCTAGGCTTCCGCTGCTATGGCTCTTTGTTGATAGAGAACACGATAAACTTTTTCTACTTGCTCGGGATTGAAAAAACTAGGCAGAAAAGAAATCTTGTTAGTTGAAGCCATAATTAAATTATTAATATTTTCTATATCTATTTAGCGTTGGTTAAATTATTCGCTATTTATGAATATTCAGATTTAATTTACTAGTTTAATTAACCTGAATTCGGGATAAGCTGAAAGGCTTGTGTTTTCTTTCGCTGCCAAACTGTTATTTTCCGGGAATTTTTAAGAAGCGATTAGCGATTAGCGATTAGCTTTCATAACCCTTAAATTGCCTTAACCCGAACTGAGGTTAATTAGGAAAGTTTATTAATGAGTAACAAAAATAACTATCAAAAAATATGTTTAAGACTTACTTAAAGATCAAAAGCGCGATCGCTTTAAATCGAGGCTGTATTGTGGTACAGATAAACTATGAAATTAACCAATGGCAGAAGCCTGTGAAACGGGAAGCCCAAAGGACTAATAAAAGTGCGATTCGTTGGAAGTACGAAACTTTAGAAAAATAAAGAGGTAGCGCTTCCCAGGCGAGGACGGAGAGAAAACCGTATGTAACCTGAACGGATGTGATAGATATGGGTTAAAGTCCCATCGTCTAAGAGAAA
This Coleofasciculaceae cyanobacterium DNA region includes the following protein-coding sequences:
- a CDS encoding cytochrome yields the protein MTKTIIGVMGAGDLATAEDLELAERLGSAIAENNWALLTGGRNSGVMDAASRGAKASNGLVIGVLPSNSTVGISDAVDIAIVTDMGNARNNINVLSSNVVIACGMGLGTASEITLALKNHKPVILLNQIELTRQFFASFASPQLFYAQTVEDAIAQVQTILMNCSNSIC